The DNA region GTAACCGCTTTTCTGTAAATTCGCCAGTGCTAGATGATCATTGAGCAATGTTGTCCATACAGAATCAAATGACATTGAGTGAAGCCTTACATTTCTATTTACGTTCCATTGTCAGTTGTGGAAAAGGAGGCTTGAAGTCAAAAGCCAATTGCAGGGCGTGATAGAATGGTTATTATTATCATCTTCCTTCCAGAGCATTCTGACATGTTCTGTTGTATGAGAAGGAACTGCgtacactttgaaatatttcatcCATAATGTATGAAAGATGTCTTCATTAACAAGTTCAACAACCTATCTACAGAAGAGTATTATAATTACAATAGAAACATCGATCTATAGTGAGTGGTGCTATATATTGTCAATGTAACACCTTTGTTAAATGTAGTCAAAGTTCCTTACTTGATATACAATTGTAGATGTTAAAGTAATCATTCTTGGGGTGAAAAATGTGATCAGATAGTTCATGATTCTGTTCACGATCGGGGAAAGAGATGCacataaaaatgaaaaaagtagCAAATTTGCCAGGATCCCGTGGAAGTAAAATAAATAGCAAAACTTTTAATTTTTATGACTGGTAGAAACTGATAGGTAATTGATCACGTGAAAGGGCAAATTAATATTTACGAATCAAGGAACCAAAATACACACAAGTACATCACGAGGTCTCAAGTTTAAATTCCAGTGGAGGAGCCGAGGCGGTGAAATTTTCATTAAGAGcgttcaaaaataaaaaataaaaagtaaacacaTTAAAAAGCCAAAGAGGTTCAACATTTGATAATAAAAAATATCCTTAATATACGCTATCCCCTAAGCCCACCCCTGCCCCTGGTGGGAGGTATCAGGTACCTGGACACCATTGATATAAAACAAATTTAACCTTATATACGCTATCCCCTAATCCGGGAGCAGATCTAATAATTGAGGTTTATGGATTCTGGTGATCCTAGTTTTCCAACAAACCCACAATTTATTTATGCTAATGGGTCATAGATATGTACGTATTTGAGCTAAAACTACCAGGATTCGGGTATTaaataaatacatacatacatacataaagaGTATGATCAAGTATTGGGTAAATTAAAGGAGCTTACAGTTTGTTGAAGGAAAATTTCTGAACTTGTGGATTATTTCGCCTCTATTCAATTATGTTTGGAttagaaattgattttgctaatGTTTCGGTTTATATACACTTTAAAATAGATATCCTTTTCCAAttgaaaataagaaaaactaAAAATAATCACGTTTTAACCCCCAAAGAAATGACATAAGTATTGACCATATCAGATATGATTTTATTGTAAGATATGATTTTATATATTCTTTACTCTGCAGAATCACATCGTTAATACTCTGGAAGATATGACTCGATATTGTGCAAGATATACGGCTAGAATCATGCTTGTAATTATGTAGGTATTTGTGTATAAATAGTCTCTAATTCATGAATTGTAAATCACAAAATATCTAGAACACTTTTCAAGATTCTTGATTTATCAATAGTAATCATGGTATCAAAAGCCTACTTTTCCCCCCTGAAATTGTTCTACTTCTTATACTTTGTTGCTACTTGATTTCTGTCATCAAGTTCTCTTTTATTCTTCCAAACAGTTTCACATTCTCATGAATATTTGTCTACCAAATTTGATGGAAAAAACTatctgtaacacctcgtgcattcgggttaagatttgtattataagatgggggtataatgaacccaattttagtagtgtataaatggtgtttgaaacccaatcaagacttgagaagagtctttgggcaaaacaaagttgaaaaccactctacggggcatgtttgcaagtgagtttatagatggccttacttccaacgaccataaccccattattaatttggaatttgggaaaactttcttgatgaaagttgtagccctttgaaatatctttccaacagtatattatgggcctcaaacggacatctgtgcaaagagttatgcccattatacgacagactgtccgagcagaagaattttgacggaccatttgacggtccgtaaaacattttgacggtccgtaaaatatttatacggtccgtcaaatggtcacagagaatgatatttcgttggtcagttttacggtaaattttacggtccgtaaaacaattatacggtccgtaaaattgactcagaccaccgtaaaatgagcacagaatgtccaaatcactggaatggttttacggtaagttatacggtccgtaaaaccattatacgggacgtaaaacacaccgtaaaatgagcacagaatgtccaaatcactggaatggttttacggtgagttatacggtccgtaaaaccattatacggaacgtaaaaatgggcgtagaattgcccgatgggtcagattttaagatgttaataagagacccaaacccatttttttcattcccatttctcctacacgactcaagggttctctagagtcATCCAAATACtccatatgcaagaatccaagtgaaacaaaagatccacttcatcaatccacaaaactaagtgtgagaaacacatcaaatccattcaagtcaagaaactccatagaaggtggaactagggttttgttcaagtgaagtatttcaactcaaggcttattcctacaataaccaaggtaagttttatgatgtttcatgatgattaaagtgttgataagttcttgggagaatagtaaatgggtttgataaagagaattatatgaactatgctagggtttttggattgttgacttgggattgttgtattcatatgggtgatgaagaatgatgtcaatGACATCTAAtagagattgtagaatcagctagaagtaatagaatggggattgggggaagaaaacaccattaatgaaggttgtggagcttcatgctcaccaagtgtttgataaaatgcttagatgaacaaaacatggatattgttgctaatatagagttcctatgacctgtattgctatagattaaagttgaagggattgaaggacattgtgatacgctcaaaagcaggaagttaaggtatgtataacttccatccacatgtgggaatctctatgttcttccccatgatccgtttcgtaaaatccatgaagttcaaatactagggcattaaacccaacatattggtagcccgtaattatgtatttatgtgcatgaattttgtatctatattcgttattgcattcctaatcttccattacggttattaggaaatcctagcttaatccatgaattatgaattcttcctcatgtgttctcattatgtttatatgaaactttatgatttcatccagcaacttacaagcatgttttcaagacaagtatatatatatgatatcaaactattgttattactcatgaacgaaaaacatgttttgcaagactatgacaagttatcttatgaaactatacaagcaagttatgattcatgaaaaccatgtacaagcaagttatgattcatgaaaaccatgtacaagcaagttatgattcatgaaaaccatgtacaagcaagttatgattcatgaaaaccatgtacaagcaagttatgattcatgaacactatgtacaagcaagttatgattcatgatataccatgggcagcaagtgccactatttttcatgttcatgttttgggagttgcattaattaccgaggagggcttcagatagcctgaaactacgtagccaccgtaggatgaggatcgctccacccatgttccggacgatctctcataatgattggatcctttcatattttatcaaatctcatgttccctggcaaggactgagtgttctgctggcgggacgcaagcaccagaccatggatcggttataagttattgctctccctacttatcatgtttttactaatgttatatatatacatatgtactcatgctcatgttcatgtccaggttttcagttttagttcttatcatattattccctgtcccatgttatttctttcagttgctttacataccagtacattcaatgtgctgacgtccccttttattgcccgggggcctgcatttcacgatgcaggtactgatatacaggacgacacatctgcccagtaggacaacattcgtatcagcttattggtgagccccatctcattcggggtttagtcaacttttgttttatgattaattatgcatctaaaggtatgctgggggccttgtcccagtaagtatgtttttcagtcagactcatgatagaggtttcatagaatagacaagtcagttatgtcatgtcagaaatttggagtcgtatagccattttggctcactcatgtttaaacaagtattttattaagtattatgacttaccatgttttataaaggctcatcatgcattcacgttatattccgcttatgttatgtatcatgatgattcagcaagccatgtggttcactcggtcacatgcagtcaggcaccgagtgccgtgttacgtccaggccatagttcggggcgtgacaaagcttggtatcagagcctaggttcaagagtcttagggagtctatgaaaccgtgtccagtggggtcacttttatatgtgtgtgcgcgccacacatataaacagttgatcaccaagacattcaggattgtctcatttctttctactctagatcgtgccatgaagcttagagcaataagaaacttctcttcctctcgaattacgtacgtttcgaatgcgcaggagatgaaCAGAAAATTtaagtatggttagcgcccagctgtgggtcctcacactaTCATATGTGGGAATTTCATTTTCGTATCTTTGTTCAAGGGAAAAACTTGTTCGGAATGTTGGATGGATCAAGAACTGATCCAAACAAAGATAAGGAAAAACAAGTTTGGCATGCTAACAATGCTCGTGTCATTTCGTGGATACTCAATTCCGTACGCGCAAATGTTGCACTTAGTCTACGTCCGTTCAATCTGGCATCGAAGATGTGGAAGCATCTCAAAAAGGTATATGCTCAATGTAAGCATGCCCGTGATTTTGAATTAGAATAGACTCTTTCAGAATACAAGCAGGGAGACAAAGACATTCAGAGTTATTATTCGGGACTTATGGCAATGTGGTCGGAACAGGACCAAAGTTTTGGAGGAAACCTTTCTTCCACAGGTCTCAAAGAAGTTATGCTGGAGAAGAAGAAGACGCGCGTTCTTCAATATCTCATGAAATTGAGGCCTGACTTTGAACCCATTAGAGCAAACATTCTTAACAGAGAAACTCTACTGGACATTGATGTGGGTTTCGGAGAACTCATACGTGAGGAGACCCGGATCAATACTCAAGCAGCCATGGATTTGTCCAACACAGTTGACACGGCTATGTATGCATCAAAGGTAAATCCTACACTCAGAATTCATTTCAAAAGTCTTGACCACAATGCTTTGAGTGCCAAGAGTATGGTCATATTGCATCACATTGCAAGAAGAGAAATATATGTAATTAGTGCAAGAAGCCTGGCCATATAATTCTGGATTGCAATCGATCCCCAAACACACTTCAAACCAAGCACAAAGCTTATCAAGCAGCCGAAGCTTATATGAGTCgagcatgtcacgacccgactataGGGCCATGAAGGGTACCTGGAGCTACCCTACCGACACCACCCAACTCACTTGTCAGCATATTCAATTTGAACATACACTGTTCTCATCATAAAACTCATTACGAGACAGCCTTCATTTACTTCCCaaacatctatatatatacacataggcCCACAAAGCTATAAAAAGATGTACATAACATGCACTAATaggatcatgagacatctactacccacacacatgtatctacgagcctctactagaatactagaatcataaagacgggataggaccccgccatgccccaaatatgcacacacaaaaatataccaataagcggcaactccggagaagtggagtgctcctataagactgctgataaagctcctaggtatcaggtccgtctccctgtctacctgcgggcatgaacgcagcgtccataaaaggaaggacgtcagtacgaatatgttacacctcagaaaaaaaaattgagtccatgaaATAATTCTGCGGATGAACAGTAACTCGGCGAACAGTAGACGCGGCTGAACAGTAACACGGGAACAgtagacgcggatgaacagtacTCGGTGAACAGTAAAAATCTGGAAAGTAAAAAccgaaaaatctgattttttttttcttcatttttacctCTCTCTCTCACCCTAAACTCTCTCTATACCCTCCCAAACCCTCCTAAAATCTCTCTAAATTTTTCAAGTTGAAGTCCTCCAAATCAaaccaagatttcatcttaggaattggaaactagttaagaaaggattatagtatttggtgcttgatgtgtggctgattattgaagcttggagctaggattttagttgagtattctgggcaataaggtatgtaatatactctattcttgttaattaagttattcatgggagaattccctagtttaaagtgaagggaattatgttatgaagtcatagattagttggttgatatgattgccttgagggttgtttttTTATTGGAACTTTGAGAGGTTTCTAGGTGAttatattgctatatgaggttgttgatattgttgttgatgttgttcttgaatttggaagaataaagtgtataaagatattgtatacaaagcgtataccgggctgttttgtgctGATACTTGGGgcttatgtaattttcgtggctgctttatgacaatattttggagctgttttatgtaattttcgtggttatgtattttgtgactatattttggggttgtttggtataatatttgtggttgttttgcgatgatattttggggactgttttatggtcgttataGATTGTTTTGAGGGCTGGAATATCGGAGGATtgactgtagttgttgttgttatattatgaatatacggaaataaagaagtgtatacaagcattggcatccgaatgtatattgggctgttttgggagtaatttaagaatggatttaagtctagtttgatatgaaattgttggtattgttgttgttggtattttgattgacgtttgtctaagttggaatttcgaggattgttaagtttacaggggaaatgctgcccaattttctctagaatttacgatgcgttcttatagtcgattaactaatgttaatacaaattctcccgtgaaggtaacgacgtgacattgggggagagcaagtgaacgataacatagctaaacgacaaaggtatgtgaggctagtcctttctttctaatggcatgaatcctatagcataagttcttttcctcttcatgagttcctattttccggaaagctagaagcctaagtccataaatgtctatataagataagagataagagatatgatatgatgatgccatattgataatgatgctatttatttcatacactcaccttatgtactaattccttcaaggtgaggcagaatgtcaataattgctccataatgaaatcgggggatcatgaccttacgccaccccgacagagtatagttgatcttgagtcttatgcatgtactatgataagcatattgtgataagcatattattacaagtatttttgatgagcatgtcatgatcatattacaccgcgcctagttggccgggcagtcaccgccaaggcgggcagctatacggatacaccatgactttttggcatgggcagacaccactagtgggcggcatgagatggtaccccggacgcgggaggcctggacgcgggctaatgttattgattatcacaccgttccgatatggacgggcagcttgcatattatacatatatgaaattatgatgagtatgagtaagacagcatgcattacttcttttatgattgtcattcagattcagatgtttcatattgatgatcacattatattatcactgtctttctttattatttatgcctctcatactcagtacaatgttcgtactgacgtccgttttctttggacgttgtgttcatgcccacaggtaggcagggaggtgagcttggtccagacccttagtagctgtcagctgattgagagcactccattgtccggaggtgcttatgattcttctttggtatgtatgcatattttggacacgagggagtcttgttccgtctatatgtttagtatgtcagtagaggctcgtagatacgtagtgtgggtcagatggtctcacaagatgttattattatgtatatattattttgatggccgagaggcaaatgtatataagtatttatgtttctatataaaatatgattttcctacaattcgtgtataaaattggtaaaagggcattaaatgagtaagatgag from Lycium barbarum isolate Lr01 chromosome 10, ASM1917538v2, whole genome shotgun sequence includes:
- the LOC132612710 gene encoding uncharacterized protein LOC132612710 — its product is MLDGSRTDPNKDKEKQVWHANNARVISWILNSVRANVALSLRPFNLASKMWKHLKKGDKDIQSYYSGLMAMWSEQDQSFGGNLSSTGLKEVMLEKKKTRVLQYLMKLRPDFEPIRANILNRETLLDIDVGFGELIREETRINTQAAMDLSNTVDTAMYASKVNPTLRIHFKSLDHNALSAKSMVILHHIARREIYVISARSLAI